One Lampris incognitus isolate fLamInc1 chromosome 18, fLamInc1.hap2, whole genome shotgun sequence genomic region harbors:
- the dlgap3 gene encoding disks large-associated protein 3 yields MSQHSSGGGGGGGGPCHCMPEECDAGPGRDYYGGHNDGGHFYPPAGPSESLALERHHSHSHSHSHSGGGTFPRSHPSQHPPLQSYDSCEDCLSSGHGGKMHRIPPNLMDQFEKQVPFHPDGFHTLQYQRTASGGAEQRSESPSRIRHLVHSVQRLFAKSHSLEAPSKREYNGMRSGGDYRSERGGSHRSGGEEGGGHHSGHQSRSTRRNKSRERSKSGDSRHESGRRHRSRTAGWWSSDDNLDSDSSFLVSGGRRGHPSGHESLDAAIQELTMKKPKERGGGPPGPGPGPGPGPGPAECLACTTIALAGNEGSHHSHHGHSLKRSTWSAMTVSQAREVYPSTRGGGYDKALVPLESKMKERTFHYLQVPSDEWGGGYPGGGATDSGGEIPCRRMRSGSYIKAMGDDDSADSDTSPKASPKTSLIAQREAFRRSVSMDQRYSCKQCTDSYPNSRTTPKSHTRSRSYTRSLTSSQLGDSLNRQFDAVCETMFGEVESQAVEALDLPGVFRTRSHSYVRAIQAGCSQDDDCLSVFSLSGPQGSIKSGAVFPYRKGAPPPLPPRMSKSSLSVRAQSSTESTQDAYFQGSGQPATGPGTGRPKMHSNSVDLGGSGGPSGRTSRGGYYAGRSRQHSNSAESLDGGRGSRELVPYGGGPGAVGVRAKHSSSADSLLEGPPRPARDRDSRVGGSLGKSASLPQNSMVLSKVGGGGGGGGGQEEGRGGRKWRPSIAVQVDSSETLSDSDVEGKALREVHSIGVQVEDDKRRARFKRSNSVTASVQADLEPEGFPGLSISVPTQDKSLQFGCSFQRHSSEPESAGQYTEYHRTVHTQGQWAYREDYIQSGYSTEACQADPRPHQHPHLPPRTHSPLPLTSERAWAGTPSLEGPRSLPDSGRASPCMRDGEFFLRLLQTEVERMEGWCQNMEREAEENELPEEILELIRNAIGSAQMLMSQKVQQFFRLCQQSVDPSAYPQPSSQDLAGFWDLLQLNIEDVRVKFQDLQRLKDSGWRLPPEKKEDMKLPPPLPKKPAGGVSGSLRADSVGDGGVGGGGGAGGGGASGLVVPRAGGHTLPVREKSLDLGDRQRTEARRRLLQTKRSASFRQNSATESADSIEIYIPEAQTRL; encoded by the exons ATGTCCCAGCACTCCTCCGGTGGtggcggaggaggaggggggcccTGCCACTGCATGCCGGAGGAATGCGATGCCGGCCCGGGCCGAGACTATTACGGGGGCCACAATGATGGAGGTCACTTTTACCCTCCGGCGGGCCCATCTGAATCTCTGGCCTTGGAGAGGCACCACTCCCAttcccactcccactcccactcAGGAGGGGGCACCTTTCCCCGCTCCCACCCAAGCCAGCACCCACCCCTGCAGTCATACGACTCGTGTGAGGATTGCTTGTCCTCTGGCCATGGGGGTAAGATGCACCGCATCCCGCCCAACCTGATGGACCAGTTTGAGAAGCAGGTGCCGTTTCACCCCGATGGCTTCCATACACTGCAGTACCAGCGCACAGCCAGCGGGGGCGCAGAGCAGCGCAGCGAGAGCCCTTCCCGCATCCGACACCTGGTCCACTCGGTCCAACGGCTCTTTGCCAAGTCCCACTCTCTGGAGGCGCCATCCAAAAGGGAATACAATGGGATGAGAAGCGGGGGGGACTAtcgcagtgagagaggaggaagccaCAGGAGCGGAGGGGAGGAGGGTGGAGGTCACCATTCGGGCCACCAGTCACGCTCCACCAGGAGGAATAAGTCCCGCGAGCGCAGCAAGAGTGGAGACTCGCGGCACGAGTCAGGTAGACGCCACCGTAGCCGGACAGCAGGCTGGTGGAGCTCGGATGACAACCTGGACAGCGACAGCAGCTTCCTGGTGAGTGGCGGTAGAAGGGGGCATCCCAGTGGGCACGAGAGCCTGGATGCGGCAATCCAGGAGCTGACCATGAAGAAACCCAAGGAGAGAGGAGGTGGGCCTCCAGGGCCAGGGCCGGGCCCGGGGCCGGGACCAGGGCCTGCGGAGTGCCTGGCCTGCACCACCATTGCCCTGGCTGGGAATGAAGGAAGCCACCACAGCCACCACGGGCACTCCTTAAAGCGGAGTACCTGGTCAGCCATGACAGTTAGTCAGGCCAGGGAGGTGTACCCCTCCACCAGGGGAGGAGGCTACGACAAAGCCCTGGTGCCCCTGGAAAGCAAAATGAAGGAGAGGACCTTCCATtacttgcag GTCCCCTCTGACGAGTGGGGCGGAGGATACCCCGGCGGGGGCGCCACCGACAGCGGAGGGGAGATCCCGTGCCGGCGCATGCGGAGCGGCAGCTACATTAAGGCCATGGGGGACGACGACAGCGCCGACTCGGACACCAGTCCCAAGGCCTCGCCCAAGACCAGCCTGATTGCCCAGCGGGAGGCCTTCCGGCGCTCCGTCAGCATGGATCAGAG GTACTCCTGTAAGCAGTGCACGGATTCCTACCCCAACAGCCGGACCACCCCCAAGAGCCACACCCGCTCTCGCAGCTATACTCGCTCTCTGACCAGCTCACAG CTGGGGGACAGTCTGAACCGTCAGTTTGATGCGGTGTGCGAGACCATGTTCGGCGAGGTGGAGTCACAGGCGGTGGAGGCCCTGGACCTGCCCGGGGTCTTCCGCACCCGCAGCCACAGCTATGTACGGGCCATCCAGGCCGGCTGCTCCCAGGATGACGACTGCCTGTCCGTCTTCTCTCTGTCCGGCCCTCAGGGGAGCATCAAGAGTGGGGCTG TTTTCCCCTATCGCAAAGGTGCTCCTCCCCCACTCCCGCCTCGCATGTCCAAGTCCTCCTTATCGGTGCGTGCCCAGAGCAGCACGGAGTCCACCCAGGATGCCTACTTCCAGGGCAGCGGACAGCCGGCCACGGGCCCTGGCACCGGGCGACCCAAGATGCACAGCAACTCTGTAGACCTGGGCGGCTCCGGGGGGCCCTCGGGCCGCACCTCCAGGGGGGGATACTATGCGGGACGATCCCGGCAGCACAGCAACTCGGCAGAGAGCCTGGACGGGGGCAGGGGCTCCAGGGAGCTGGTGCCGTATGGAGGGGGCCCAGGGGCAGTGGGAGTTAGGGCCAAACACAGCAGCTCGGCTGACAGCCTGTTAGAGGGACCCCCGCGGCCAGCCAGAGACAGGGACAGCAGAGTTGGGGGCAGCCTGGGGAAGTCGGCCTCCCTGCCCCAGAACAGCATGGTTTTAAGTAaagttggaggaggaggaggaggaggaggggggcaagAGGAAGGACGCGGCGGGAGGAAGTGGAGGCCGTCCATCGCTGTGCAG GTTGACAGCTCGGAGACCCTGTCAGACTCAGATGTGGAGGGCAAGGCTCTCAGGGAGGTCCACTCTATAGGGGTCCAAGTGGAGGATGACAAAAG GCGGGCCCGTTTCAAGCGCTCCAACAGTGTGACAGCTAGCGTGCAGGCAGACCTGGAGCCCGAGGGTTTCCCAGGGCTCAGTATCAGTGTACCAACGCAGGACAAGAGCCTACAGTTTGGCTGTTCTTTCCAAAGGCATTCGTCAGAGCCCGAGTCAGCCGGCCAATACACAGAATACCACCGCACCGTCCACACACAGGGACAGTGGGCCTATAGAGAG GACTATATCCAGAGTGGCTATTCCACTGAGGCCTGCCAAGCCGACCCGCGACCCCATCAGCATCCCCACTTGCCCCCACGCACCCATTCCCCGCTGCCCCTTACCTCTGAGCGGGCCTGGGCGGGGACGCCGTCCCTGGAGGGCCCCCGCAGCCTGCCTGACTCGGGACGTGCATCTCCCTGCATGAGAGACGGAGAGTTCTTCTTACGCCTACTCCAGACAGAGGTggagaggatggagggatggtgcCAGAACATGGAGCGAGAGGCGGAGGAGAACGAACTGCCGGAAGAGA TTCTTGAGTTGATTCGTAATGCAATCGGCAGTGCCCAGATGCTCATGTCTCAAAAAGTCCAGCAGTTCTTCCGCCTCTGCCAACAAAGTGTG GACCCATCGGCATACCCTCAGCCCAGCTCTCAGGACCTGGCAGGCTTCTGGGACCTGCTTCAGCTCAACATAGAGGACGTCCGGGTCAAGTTTCAGGACCTCCAGAGGCTCAAGGACTCTGGCTGGAGGCTCCCACCTGAAAAGAAG GAGGATATGAAGCTCCCTCCTCCCTTACCAAAGAAGCCAGCAGGGGGGGTAAGCGGCAGCCTCCGGGCGGACAGCGTCGGGGATGGAGGAGTTGGAGGCGGGGGTGGTGCTGGAGGAGGTGGGGCGAGCGGCCTGGTGGTGCCGCGTGCAGGCGGGCACACGCTGCCTGTCAGGGAGAAGTCCCTGGACCTGGGGGACCGTCAGAGGACAGAGGCCCGGAGGAGGCTGCTGCAGACCAAGCGGAGTGCTTCCTTCCGCCAGAACTCGGCCACAGAGAGCGCCGACAGCATTGAAATCTACATCCCCGAAGCCCAAACCCGACTCTGA